Part of the uncultured Cohaesibacter sp. genome is shown below.
AGACAGGGACAGAGGCAGTGAGCCGAGAAACTCCGCCGGATGAAGGAGGCTGGAAAGAAGGGAACTGGACGGGGCTGCCGTTGCCTGTGCGTCTGCCTTGTCAGCCTGATCACGCGAGCCATCCGTCAACCGATCGAGACGATGCTGGTTTGATATGTTTCCGAACAGGCCGTTTTTCGGCATCTTGCTCGTCCTTTCGCCGCTCCGAAAGACCGATATCCGGTCGTTCATTCTTTCACCCGTTGCGCCACGCTGTCCTTCTGGAAAGCGTCTGCGCATGATCGGCATGCACCGATCTCTCTGCCCTTTCGGTCACTCAATGTGCTCAACACACCATGACCGGAATGCGTTTTCTCTCTCGTGTTTCCTGTGACGAGTATCTCGTCATTGGCACTCAGAATCCGGAAAAGACACAGACTCCTCCATCGGCCCCTGAATGAAACAAACAGAGGAAAAGCCTCAGGGCCAACATATTGGATACTGCTAGAAACTACGCCATTTAGGGATTTGAACCGGGGCCTCCTCCGATCCAAATCGAATCACTTTACATTAACCTTTCCGCGACTCGGGCAGAAGAGTCCGCGTGAAAATTTGGCTAAAAAAAAGCGCCCTTTTCACATCGGAATAAGGGCGCTTCATTTCAAATGATTGCTGTTGAGGCGTTAACCCGTTGGATTTTCGCCATTCCTTAACATTTCGTTAAGGATGTGCCTAATAGCGGTAATGATCCGGCTTGAACGGTCCTTCCACAGGCACACCGATGTAATCGGCCTGTTCCTTGCTGAGCGTGGTCAATTTGACGCCCAGTTTTTCCAGATGCAGCATCGCAACCTTCTCGTCGAGGGCCTTTGGCAGCACGTAAACGTCCTTGCCATACTGATCGTGACGCTGGAACAGCTCGATCTGGGCAAGGGTCTGGTTGGTGAAGCTGGCGCTCATCACGAAGGATGGGTGGCCGGTGGCGCAGCCAAGGTTGACCAGACGCCCTTCAGCCAGCACGATGATGCGCTTGCCATCGGGGAATTCCACTTCATCGACCTGCGGCTTCACATTGTGCCACTTGTAGTTTCTGAGAGCGCCGATCTGGATCTCGCTGTCGAAATGGCCGATGTTGCACACGATGGCGCGGTCCTTCATGGCGCGCATGTGGTCGTGGGTGATGACATCCTTGTTGCCGGTGGTGGTCACGAAGATGTCGCCCTTCGGAGCGGCGTCTTCCATGGTGACCACTTCATAGCCCTGCATGGAGGCCTGAAGCGCACAGATAGGGTCGATTTCGGTGACCACGACGCGGGCGCCCTGAGAGCGCAGGGATTCGGCCGAGCCCTTGCCAACATCGCCAAAACCGGCAACGACCGCAACCTTGCCGGAAATCATCACGTCGGTTGCGCGCTTGATGCCATCGACGAGGGATTCGCGGCAGCCATAAAGGTTGTCGAACTTGGACTTGGTGACCGAGTCGTTGACGTTGATTGCCGGGAAGGGCAGATCGCCAGCCTTGGCCAGATGATAGAGGCGGTGAACACCGGTGGTGGTTTCTTCGGAAACACCGAGGATTCCGTCACGGATCTTGGTGAACCAGCCCGGAGTGGCCTTGGCGCGCTTCATGATCTGGGCCTTGACCACTTCCTCTTCCTCGTTGCCGGGGTTCGGGATGATCTCTTCACCGGCATCAACCTTGGCGCCGAGCAGAACATACATGGTTGCGTCGCCGCCATCATCGAGGATCAGGTTCGGGCCTTTTCCATCCGGCCAGTCGAAGATGCGGTCCACATAGTCCCAGTATTCCACGAGGCTCTCGCCCTTGACGGCATAGACCGGCACGCCTGTGGCTGCAATCGCGGCGGCTGCGTGGTCCTGGGTGGAGAAGATGTTGCAGGTGGCCCAGCGTACGTCAGCGCCCAGTGCCGTCAGTGTCTCGATCAGAACTGCGGTCTGGATGGTCATGTGCAGGGAACCGGTGATCCGGGCGCCCTTCAGCGGCTGCGACGGGCCATATTCGGCTCGGGTCTGCATCAGGCCGGGCATTTCGGTCTCGGCGATGGTAATTTCCTTGCGTCCCCAGTCAGCCAGGGACAGATCTTTGACGACAAAATCAGCCATTGTAATACCTCAAGTCCTGGACCATACGCGTGTGGACGGGTCCAATTGATCGCTGCGAGCAGGCACGGGCATCATCGGCGCCGGATCGCCTGCTCGATTTTGCACCAGCTATACCCTGCATCGAAGCACAAGGCAATAAGGATATAAAGAATTCTTTATATGATTGAGAAGGTGTGAAGGCGATCATCGAGATGCCGGGATCCGGCAACTGGCCTCTGCCTTATTGGCACCATTTTTGTGCAGCCATGATCATCACATTCGAAATTCGACACAAAAAGACCTTGAGTTCCCGATCCGGGAACGCCAGCATTGTCCCACCTTCGTCTGTCGACGTTCCAACCGGTTTGCCAGCACCACACCCATTTGGACCAACACCATTATTGCGAAATTCAAGGAGAGCCGCTCATGAAACATTGCATCATTTCCGGAGCCAACAGGGGCGTCGGTCTGGCGCTTGTCAGCCATTATCTCGCCGAGGGAAACTGGCATGTCCACGCCTGCTGTCGTCAGCCTGAAAAGGCAGACGCCCTGCGCGCACTGGTTCCGGCAAATCTTGGCCGGATCACGCTGCACACGCTCGACGTGACCGATCAGACCTCTGTTGAAGCTCTGGCCAAGGCGCTGGATGGGCAGCCGATCGACCTGTTGATCAACAACGCCGGCATCAAGGGCAGCAAGCAGCAGTCGCGTGATGACATGGACTATGACGCATGGGCCGAGACCTTTGCGGTCAACGCCATGGCACCGCTGCGGGTGACCGAAGCCCTGCTACCCCATCTCAAGGCGGCAGAGAGGGCCAAGATTGCGACCATCTCAAGCCAGATGGGGGCCATCTGCAATGCGGGCACCGGGCAATATGCCTATCGCTCGTCCAAGGCTGCCGTCAACAAGGTGATGTCGATCCTGGCTCAGGAAGTGGCCGCCGACGGGTTGACCTGTATTCTCCTGCATCCGGGTTGGGTGAAAACCGACATGGGTGGACCGCACGCCCAGATCACCCCTGAAGAAAGCGCAGCAGGAATCGCCGCCACCATTGAGAAGGCCACGCAAGGCGACAATGGCGGCTTCTTCAAGTGGAACGGCGAAGCCCATGGCTGGTAGATCATGATGGGAACCGCCTTCTTCATTCTCTCAAAGATTGTCGGTCTCTTGCTGCTGGTGGAGAGTTGGTTGTTTCTGGGCTCCCTGTTCAGCCTGATCGCACTTTTCTCCGGTGCCATTGTGCCAGCCAAATGGCTGTTGGCGATCACCTTCGTCATTCTGGCGCTGGCTCTGTCACCATTGACGGATGTCGTGCTGGCACGGCTCGAAACCGCCTATCCGGCCAACCCGGACCTGACCGACGGCAAGCCGGTGGACGGCATCCTCGTGCTGGGGGGGAGCATCATAACCAGCCATTCCGAACACTGGCAGCAGCCGGAATTCAACCACGCCGGAGAACGCGTCACGGAAGCAGTCCGGCTTGCCCGGCTGTTTCCGGACTGTCCGATCCTGATCTCGGGGGGAAACGCTTCACCCCTTGATCTCGTCCTGGGCAATGATGGCGCCAGCGAGGCGGAAATGACCCGCGATCTGCTGGTCGAAATGGGGGTGCCGTCCGAGCGGATCCTGATCGAGACCAAGTCGCGCAACACGGCCGAAAATGCACTCTTTTCCTCCCGCCTCATGGGGGAGGACAGGCACAAACGCTGGGTTCTGGTCACCA
Proteins encoded:
- the ahcY gene encoding adenosylhomocysteinase, giving the protein MTMADFVVKDLSLADWGRKEITIAETEMPGLMQTRAEYGPSQPLKGARITGSLHMTIQTAVLIETLTALGADVRWATCNIFSTQDHAAAAIAATGVPVYAVKGESLVEYWDYVDRIFDWPDGKGPNLILDDGGDATMYVLLGAKVDAGEEIIPNPGNEEEEVVKAQIMKRAKATPGWFTKIRDGILGVSEETTTGVHRLYHLAKAGDLPFPAINVNDSVTKSKFDNLYGCRESLVDGIKRATDVMISGKVAVVAGFGDVGKGSAESLRSQGARVVVTEIDPICALQASMQGYEVVTMEDAAPKGDIFVTTTGNKDVITHDHMRAMKDRAIVCNIGHFDSEIQIGALRNYKWHNVKPQVDEVEFPDGKRIIVLAEGRLVNLGCATGHPSFVMSASFTNQTLAQIELFQRHDQYGKDVYVLPKALDEKVAMLHLEKLGVKLTTLSKEQADYIGVPVEGPFKPDHYRY
- a CDS encoding YdcF family protein encodes the protein MMGTAFFILSKIVGLLLLVESWLFLGSLFSLIALFSGAIVPAKWLLAITFVILALALSPLTDVVLARLETAYPANPDLTDGKPVDGILVLGGSIITSHSEHWQQPEFNHAGERVTEAVRLARLFPDCPILISGGNASPLDLVLGNDGASEAEMTRDLLVEMGVPSERILIETKSRNTAENALFSSRLMGEDRHKRWVLVTSGFHMLRAMNSFETAGWTDLIPDPVDHRTNLSNQPFSWYPGGKLERADLTIKELVGLLAYHLTGR
- a CDS encoding SDR family oxidoreductase, with amino-acid sequence MKHCIISGANRGVGLALVSHYLAEGNWHVHACCRQPEKADALRALVPANLGRITLHTLDVTDQTSVEALAKALDGQPIDLLINNAGIKGSKQQSRDDMDYDAWAETFAVNAMAPLRVTEALLPHLKAAERAKIATISSQMGAICNAGTGQYAYRSSKAAVNKVMSILAQEVAADGLTCILLHPGWVKTDMGGPHAQITPEESAAGIAATIEKATQGDNGGFFKWNGEAHGW